The proteins below are encoded in one region of Bacillota bacterium:
- a CDS encoding AAA family ATPase — MARVIAVANQKGGVGKTTTAVNLGAGLAVLGQRVLLVDIDPQGNSTSGLGLEKDGLRPNIYDVLIGQAELAACVRASRVDGLSVAPANIDLAGAEIELVSVMARESRLRRALEGERERYDFVLVDCPPSLGLLTINALTAADSVLIPIQCEYYALEGLTQLLNTVRMVRANLNPTLDLEGVVLTMFDGRTNLSIQVAEEVKRYFPQKVFRSVIPRNVRISEAPSHGLPVLLYDPKSRGAEVYLELAREVLARAG, encoded by the coding sequence ATGGCCCGGGTGATCGCGGTGGCCAACCAGAAGGGCGGGGTGGGCAAGACCACCACGGCCGTCAACCTGGGTGCAGGCCTCGCGGTCCTCGGGCAGCGTGTCCTTCTCGTGGACATCGACCCCCAGGGCAACAGCACCAGTGGCCTCGGCCTGGAGAAGGACGGCCTGCGACCCAACATCTATGACGTCCTCATCGGCCAGGCGGAGCTGGCGGCCTGCGTGCGCGCGAGCCGCGTGGACGGGCTCTCCGTGGCGCCGGCCAACATCGACCTGGCCGGCGCGGAGATCGAGCTGGTCAGCGTGATGGCGCGGGAGAGCCGGCTGCGCCGCGCACTGGAGGGCGAGCGCGAGCGGTACGACTTCGTCCTCGTGGACTGCCCGCCGTCGCTGGGCCTCCTGACCATCAACGCGCTGACCGCCGCCGACTCGGTCCTGATCCCCATCCAGTGCGAGTACTATGCGCTGGAGGGGCTGACGCAGCTGCTCAACACGGTGCGCATGGTGCGGGCCAACCTCAACCCGACCCTGGACCTGGAGGGCGTGGTCCTGACCATGTTCGACGGTCGTACCAACCTCTCGATCCAGGTAGCGGAGGAAGTGAAGCGCTACTTCCCCCAGAAGGTCTTCCGGAGCGTCATCCCGCGGAACGTGCGCATCAGCGAGGCGCCGAGCCACGGCCTGCCCGTGCTTCTCTACGATCCGAAGTCGCGGGGGGCGGAGGTCTACCTGGAGCTGGCGAGGGAGGTGCTGGCGCGTGCCGGCTAA
- a CDS encoding ParB/RepB/Spo0J family partition protein, producing the protein MRGVDSSTERWLEVPVDQVRPSPYQARRHFGSEALQELSESLRENGMLQPVVVRPVGGAYELVAGERRWRAARMAGLERIPALVVEADDQRAAVLSLVENLQRENLHFLEEAEGYRELIEDFHMRQADLAARIGKSASSVANRLRLLRLPEAVRREIFRRRDLVSERHARALLRLEDEETQLEVLRRVVEEELTVRETERLVEQVLATREDAPASGGGRRQIRVIKDIRIFLNTFRQAVSHLQAAGVATRMEEVDLGEELEVRVRISKRPAGTQASWVTSSQNAAGRSARRG; encoded by the coding sequence GTGCGCGGCGTCGATTCCTCGACGGAACGGTGGCTCGAGGTGCCCGTCGACCAGGTGCGCCCGAGTCCTTACCAGGCGCGGCGCCATTTCGGCAGCGAGGCGCTGCAGGAGCTCTCCGAGTCGTTGCGCGAGAACGGCATGCTGCAGCCGGTGGTGGTCCGCCCGGTGGGCGGCGCCTACGAGCTGGTGGCCGGCGAGCGGCGCTGGCGTGCGGCGCGCATGGCGGGGCTGGAGCGGATCCCGGCGCTGGTGGTGGAGGCGGACGACCAGCGCGCGGCCGTGCTCAGCCTGGTGGAGAACCTGCAGCGGGAGAACCTGCACTTCCTGGAAGAGGCCGAAGGCTACCGCGAGCTGATCGAGGACTTTCACATGCGCCAGGCGGACCTGGCCGCGCGCATCGGCAAGAGTGCCAGCAGCGTGGCCAACCGGCTTCGCCTCCTCCGCCTGCCGGAGGCGGTGCGGCGGGAGATCTTCCGGCGGCGCGACCTGGTCAGCGAGCGCCACGCGCGAGCGCTCCTCCGCCTCGAGGACGAGGAGACGCAGCTGGAGGTGCTGCGCCGCGTGGTGGAGGAGGAGCTGACGGTGCGGGAGACCGAGCGCCTGGTGGAGCAGGTGCTGGCGACCCGCGAGGACGCGCCCGCCTCCGGCGGCGGCCGGCGGCAGATCCGGGTCATCAAGGATATCCGCATCTTTCTCAACACCTTCCGCCAGGCGGTCAGCCATCTGCAGGCGGCAGGTGTCGCCACCCGCATGGAGGAAGTGGACCTGGGCGAGGAGCTGGAGGTGCGCGTCCGCATCTCCAAGCGCCCGGCGGGCACGCAGGCCTCCTGGGTGACTTCCTCGCAGAACGCGGCCGGCAGGTCGGCGCGGAGGGGCTGA
- a CDS encoding class I SAM-dependent methyltransferase, protein MSGAAAEEAAGLLERWLAEWGLALPRERLELLARLAGDVAAEGERWAITGVAGARENLRRNVLDSLLALAAPEWWGGGEALDLGSGAGFPGLALALVEEERSWWLLEARRKKAAFLQREVEALGLAGRVRVVWGRAEERRTWLGLGGAEAAPATFGRVTARAVAPLKRLAGLSSGLLTRPGGLLFAYKGPGAEEELAEAEGGLRRERLLLLRRVEARLPERGERRLLLVFRAEA, encoded by the coding sequence GTGAGCGGTGCGGCCGCGGAGGAGGCGGCGGGGCTCCTGGAGCGCTGGCTCGCGGAGTGGGGTCTGGCGCTGCCGCGGGAGCGCCTGGAGCTCCTGGCGCGGCTGGCGGGGGACGTGGCCGCCGAGGGCGAGCGATGGGCGATCACGGGCGTCGCCGGCGCCCGGGAGAACCTGCGCCGGAACGTGCTCGACTCGCTCCTGGCGCTGGCGGCGCCCGAGTGGTGGGGCGGCGGGGAGGCGCTCGACCTGGGCTCGGGGGCGGGCTTCCCCGGGCTGGCGCTGGCGCTGGTCGAGGAGGAGCGGAGCTGGTGGCTCCTGGAGGCGCGGCGGAAGAAGGCGGCCTTTCTGCAGCGCGAGGTGGAGGCGCTGGGCCTGGCAGGCCGAGTGCGTGTGGTCTGGGGCCGGGCGGAGGAGCGGAGGACGTGGCTGGGGCTCGGCGGGGCGGAGGCGGCGCCGGCGACCTTCGGACGGGTGACGGCGCGCGCGGTGGCGCCCCTGAAGAGGCTGGCGGGCCTGTCGTCCGGACTGCTCACCCGGCCGGGTGGGCTGCTCTTCGCCTATAAGGGGCCGGGCGCGGAGGAGGAGCTGGCGGAGGCGGAAGGCGGGCTGCGTCGGGAGCGTCTTCTCCTGCTGCGGCGGGTCGAGGCGCGTCTGCCGGAGCGAGGCGAACGCCGGCTCCTGCTGGTCTTCCGGGCCGAAGCGTGA
- a CDS encoding KH domain-containing protein has translation MRSVEVTAPSVDEAVSIGLIRLGGVGHRHVKVEVLEEPGGAAGGQARVRLTLHMEKGLAAQRFLSRVALLYGCRETSVLVAREPERIVLQLKGRDAGELIGFHGQTLDALQLLANAVATRASGDPTPLVIDAVQYRERRSGSLRRRAQRAAEEAVRTGRRVELPPMSAAERRVVHLALEGDGRVRTHSEGEEPHRFVVVEPVAGEAAGGQVQAPAKGGGRRGRKRRRAGGDAARKGATAGP, from the coding sequence TTGCGGTCGGTGGAGGTGACGGCGCCCAGCGTGGACGAGGCGGTCTCCATCGGCCTCATCCGGCTGGGCGGCGTGGGGCATCGGCACGTCAAGGTGGAGGTGCTGGAGGAGCCGGGCGGCGCGGCGGGCGGGCAGGCGCGCGTCCGGCTCACGCTCCATATGGAGAAGGGGCTGGCCGCGCAGCGCTTCCTGTCGCGGGTGGCGCTGCTCTACGGCTGCCGCGAGACGTCGGTGCTGGTGGCGCGCGAGCCGGAGCGCATCGTGCTCCAGCTGAAGGGGCGCGACGCCGGTGAGCTGATCGGCTTCCACGGCCAGACGCTGGACGCGCTTCAGCTGCTGGCCAACGCCGTGGCCACGCGCGCCTCGGGCGACCCAACGCCGCTGGTCATCGACGCCGTCCAGTATCGCGAGCGGCGCTCGGGGAGCCTCCGGCGCCGGGCCCAGCGGGCCGCGGAGGAGGCGGTGCGGACGGGCCGGCGGGTCGAGCTGCCGCCCATGAGCGCCGCCGAGCGGCGGGTGGTGCACCTGGCGCTGGAGGGTGACGGCCGGGTGCGGACGCACAGCGAGGGTGAGGAGCCGCATCGCTTCGTGGTGGTGGAGCCGGTGGCGGGGGAGGCCGCCGGCGGTCAGGTCCAGGCGCCGGCCAAGGGAGGCGGGCGCCGGGGGCGGAAGCGGCGGCGGGCCGGCGGGGACGCGGCGCGGAAGGGCGCGACGGCGGGCCCGTGA
- a CDS encoding YidC/Oxa1 family membrane protein insertase has translation MIFLSVGGNYGIGIVLLTLLVRGVLWPATWPSMVSSRKMQDLQPKLAELQKKYKNNPQKLNEETMKLWREHGVNPAAGCFPLLLQLPILWALYETLRRFDFSHASFLWIATLARPDPFYLLPVLTMLTTFLQSWVMMRNSPGMSGSAGQQQRMMMYMMPLLMGWITLNLPAGLGLYFVVSNMFSVFQAAMVPRVVRPTAERG, from the coding sequence CTGATCTTCCTGTCGGTGGGCGGGAACTACGGCATCGGCATCGTGCTCCTCACCCTGCTCGTGCGGGGCGTCCTCTGGCCGGCCACATGGCCGTCGATGGTCTCCTCGCGCAAGATGCAGGACCTGCAGCCGAAGCTGGCCGAGTTGCAGAAGAAGTATAAGAACAACCCGCAGAAGCTGAACGAGGAGACCATGAAGCTCTGGCGGGAGCACGGTGTCAACCCGGCGGCGGGATGCTTCCCACTGCTGCTCCAGCTACCCATCCTCTGGGCGCTCTACGAGACGCTGCGCCGCTTCGACTTCTCGCACGCCTCCTTCCTCTGGATCGCCACGCTAGCGCGTCCCGACCCGTTCTATCTGCTGCCGGTGCTGACCATGCTGACGACCTTCCTGCAGAGCTGGGTGATGATGCGCAATTCGCCCGGCATGAGCGGGAGCGCCGGCCAGCAGCAGCGCATGATGATGTACATGATGCCGCTTCTCATGGGCTGGATCACGCTCAACCTGCCGGCTGGGCTCGGGCTCTACTTTGTCGTCTCCAACATGTTCAGCGTCTTCCAGGCGGCCATGGTGCCGCGCGTGGTACGGCCCACCGCGGAGAGGGGATGA
- the yidD gene encoding membrane protein insertion efficiency factor YidD, translating into MNGVRTGGPGRAVGALLVGAIRLYQRWLSPLKPPTCRFTPTCSEYAVQAVLKHGPLRGSALAAWRVVRCGPWSAGGYDPVP; encoded by the coding sequence GTGAACGGAGTCCGCACGGGCGGCCCCGGTCGCGCGGTGGGGGCGCTGCTGGTGGGGGCCATCCGGCTCTACCAGCGCTGGCTTTCGCCGCTCAAGCCGCCGACGTGCCGCTTCACACCGACCTGCTCCGAGTACGCGGTGCAGGCGGTCCTCAAGCATGGTCCGTTGCGGGGATCGGCGCTGGCGGCCTGGCGGGTGGTGCGCTGCGGGCCCTGGTCGGCCGGCGGCTACGACCCGGTGCCGTAG
- the rnpA gene encoding ribonuclease P protein component, with protein sequence MEKMVRRSDFRRVFDSGRQVVGAPAVVYTAPNGLECSRLGVVVSSRAGGAVARNRIRRRLREWARRSWERVRPGWDVILVGRRTAREMPFRELAEELERLFQAAELWRSKRDGEA encoded by the coding sequence ATGGAGAAGATGGTGCGCCGGAGCGACTTCCGGCGCGTTTTTGACTCCGGAAGGCAGGTCGTGGGCGCGCCCGCCGTGGTGTACACTGCACCTAATGGGCTGGAATGCAGCCGGCTGGGAGTGGTGGTCAGCTCGCGGGCCGGCGGAGCGGTGGCCCGGAACCGGATCCGGCGCCGCCTGCGCGAGTGGGCGCGGCGCTCCTGGGAGCGGGTCCGGCCGGGCTGGGACGTGATCCTGGTGGGACGGCGGACCGCGCGCGAGATGCCTTTCCGGGAGCTGGCCGAGGAGCTGGAGCGGCTCTTCCAGGCGGCGGAGCTGTGGCGGTCGAAGAGGGACGGGGAAGCGTGA
- the rpmH gene encoding 50S ribosomal protein L34: MKRTYQPKRRHRARVHGFRARMRTRGGREVLRRRRAKGRHRLAVG; encoded by the coding sequence GTGAAGCGCACCTACCAGCCGAAGAGGCGGCACCGGGCGCGGGTTCACGGCTTTCGCGCGCGCATGCGGACGCGCGGCGGGCGCGAGGTGTTGCGACGGCGGCGGGCCAAGGGCCGCCACCGGCTGGCCGTCGGCTAG
- the dnaA gene encoding chromosomal replication initiator protein DnaA yields MQSLAQLWTQAVQNLEAAVPAPTFHFIRETEPIALHDDTLILGVRNSFTRDYLQDHVALLLQRQLAELLRREVHLEFVVPPEGAGEDGAAPAQDEVAAALSAAVQAHVAQRGGSIGQPLNPRYTFETFVVGSSNRLAHAASLAVADAPARAYNPLFIYGGAGLGKTHLMQAVAHRTLLRHPGIRVAYVSCETFANELINAIRDRRTVEFRNRYRNVDVLLVDDIQFLAGKESTQEEFFHTFNALHEADRQIIVSSDRPPKEIPTLEERLRSRFEWGLISDIQPPDFETRLAILRAKAAADNLEIDDAILVYIAEHVRTNIRELEGALIRLVAYTSFKHLPLTLDVARESLQDFVSPGPEKAVSIETIQRVVAGYYGLDVEELKVHRRTRAVAYPRQIAMYLCRKLTDASLPKIGEEFGGRDHTTVLHAFNKVEADVRRDPALAATIDHLVRQIRS; encoded by the coding sequence ATGCAGTCGCTCGCACAACTCTGGACGCAGGCCGTGCAAAACCTGGAGGCGGCCGTGCCGGCTCCCACCTTCCACTTCATCCGGGAGACCGAGCCCATCGCGCTCCACGACGACACCCTCATCCTGGGCGTCCGCAACAGCTTCACCCGCGACTACCTCCAGGACCACGTGGCGCTTCTCCTGCAGCGGCAGCTGGCCGAGCTCCTCCGCCGCGAGGTGCACCTGGAGTTCGTCGTGCCGCCGGAGGGGGCGGGCGAGGACGGGGCCGCGCCGGCCCAGGACGAGGTGGCGGCGGCGCTCTCGGCCGCGGTGCAGGCGCACGTCGCCCAGCGCGGCGGCAGCATCGGCCAGCCGCTCAACCCGCGCTACACCTTCGAGACCTTCGTCGTCGGCAGCTCCAACCGGCTGGCCCACGCCGCCTCACTGGCGGTGGCCGACGCGCCCGCGCGCGCCTACAACCCGCTCTTCATCTACGGGGGAGCGGGGCTGGGCAAGACCCACCTGATGCAAGCCGTGGCCCACCGGACGCTCCTCCGCCACCCGGGCATCCGGGTCGCCTACGTCTCCTGCGAGACCTTCGCCAACGAGCTGATCAACGCCATCCGCGACCGGCGCACGGTCGAGTTCCGCAACCGCTACCGCAACGTGGACGTGCTCCTGGTGGACGACATCCAGTTCCTGGCAGGGAAGGAGAGCACGCAGGAAGAGTTCTTCCACACCTTCAACGCGCTCCACGAGGCCGACCGGCAGATCATCGTCTCCTCGGACCGGCCGCCCAAGGAGATTCCCACGCTGGAGGAGCGGCTCCGCTCGCGCTTCGAGTGGGGTCTCATCTCGGACATCCAGCCGCCCGACTTCGAGACGCGCCTGGCCATCCTGCGCGCCAAGGCCGCGGCCGACAACCTGGAGATCGACGACGCCATTCTCGTCTACATCGCCGAGCACGTGCGCACCAACATCCGCGAGCTGGAGGGGGCGCTCATCCGTCTCGTCGCCTACACCTCCTTCAAGCACCTGCCGCTGACGCTGGACGTGGCCCGGGAGTCGCTCCAGGACTTCGTCAGCCCGGGCCCGGAGAAGGCGGTCAGCATCGAGACCATCCAGCGCGTGGTGGCCGGATACTACGGCCTCGACGTGGAGGAGTTGAAGGTGCACCGGCGGACGCGCGCCGTCGCCTACCCGCGCCAGATCGCCATGTACCTCTGCAGGAAGCTGACCGACGCCTCGCTGCCCAAGATCGGCGAGGAGTTCGGCGGCCGCGACCACACCACCGTCCTGCACGCCTTCAACAAGGTGGAGGCCGACGTCCGGCGGGACCCGGCGCTGGCGGCCACCATCGACCATCTGGTGCGCCAGATCCGCTCCTGA
- the dnaN gene encoding DNA polymerase III subunit beta: protein MRIRLAQPALARLLQVAARIVPARSPLPVASGVLLRARPGWLEVMATDLEMTATLGAPATVEEEGEVVLPARFLGDLVRRAPATDLELSTREEALAVRLAWPDADFLLQGMNPEDFPRPVDFPQEAAQLDVRGGDLARAVRRTAFAASQDQARPILTGILLEITAGRISALATDGFRIARQEVVREASEEEAAAAAETAATRAAQPAGGLVVPARSLEMLAALGETEEEIRLAGDGSRLYARAGGFSFQASLLQGSYPQVLAAVPQRFVATWQLGRAELLAASERVSLLGGGREQTPLKLRFGDGRVVVAADAPELGRAHEELPPLEEGEPMEIAFNPRFWMEGLKALEGERVRVELSGPLSAARLSDPDDGSFFYVVMPMRTVG, encoded by the coding sequence TTGAGGATTCGTCTCGCGCAGCCCGCGCTCGCCCGCCTCCTACAGGTGGCGGCGCGCATCGTACCCGCCCGCAGCCCTCTCCCCGTCGCCTCCGGCGTCCTCCTCCGCGCCCGGCCCGGCTGGCTGGAGGTGATGGCCACCGACCTGGAGATGACCGCCACCCTGGGCGCGCCGGCCACGGTGGAGGAAGAGGGGGAGGTGGTGCTGCCGGCGCGCTTCCTGGGGGACCTGGTGCGCCGGGCGCCCGCCACCGACCTGGAGCTCTCGACGCGCGAGGAGGCGCTGGCGGTCCGGCTGGCCTGGCCGGACGCCGACTTCCTGCTGCAGGGGATGAACCCCGAGGATTTCCCGCGTCCGGTCGACTTCCCCCAGGAGGCGGCGCAGCTGGACGTGCGCGGCGGGGACCTGGCCCGGGCGGTGCGGCGGACCGCCTTCGCCGCCTCCCAGGACCAGGCGCGGCCCATCCTGACCGGAATCCTGCTGGAGATCACGGCGGGGCGCATCTCCGCGCTGGCCACCGACGGCTTCCGCATCGCGCGCCAGGAGGTGGTCCGGGAGGCCTCGGAGGAGGAGGCGGCGGCCGCGGCGGAGACGGCGGCGACGCGGGCGGCGCAGCCTGCCGGCGGGCTGGTGGTGCCGGCGCGGAGCCTGGAGATGCTGGCCGCCCTGGGCGAGACGGAGGAGGAGATCCGCCTGGCCGGGGACGGGAGCCGCCTCTACGCGCGGGCGGGCGGCTTCAGCTTCCAGGCCTCGCTGCTGCAGGGAAGCTATCCGCAGGTGCTGGCGGCGGTTCCGCAGCGCTTCGTCGCCACCTGGCAGCTGGGCAGGGCCGAGCTGCTGGCGGCCAGCGAGAGGGTCTCGCTGCTGGGCGGAGGGCGCGAGCAGACGCCGCTCAAGCTCCGCTTCGGCGACGGGCGGGTGGTGGTGGCGGCCGACGCGCCGGAGCTGGGGCGGGCGCACGAGGAGCTGCCGCCGCTGGAAGAGGGCGAGCCCATGGAGATCGCCTTCAACCCGCGCTTCTGGATGGAGGGGCTGAAGGCGCTCGAGGGCGAGCGCGTCCGCGTCGAGCTGAGTGGGCCCCTCT